The Nitrospirota bacterium genome segment GACTATTTTGTGCTGAGCATCCCCCTGCACAACGGCCAACCGCTTCTGGCGCTCTTTGTGTTCATCGGCGGGTTCTCGGCGGCCACGGCCATGATCATTGTGGAGTCGGTGGCGCTGTCCACGATGGTCATGAACAGTTTCGTCATGCCCACGTTCTGGAATCTGCGGGCGTTCAAGAACTTCTCTGTGGTGATGCTGAACATCAAGCGGGTCGTCATTCTGGGATGCGTGTTCCTCGGCTATATCTTCGCCGTCTACATCGGCGAATACTACAGCCTCGTGGACATCGGGCTTAAATCCTTTGAGGCGGTCACGATCTTTGCCCCGTCGATCCTGCTCGGACTTTACTGGAAGGGCGGCAACAAGAAGGGCGCCATCGCCGGGATCATCGCGGGCTTCAGTGTCTGGATATACACACTGCTCATCCCGGCGCTCATGCGCGCCGGGATCATCGAACCGGGCGGCGTCATGGGGGCGATCTTCAGTTCAAAGCTCCTGAACCCTACGGCGCTTTTCGGCCTCGAAGGTCTCGACCGCTGGAGCCACTCACTGTTCTGGGGCCTTCTGCTGAATCTCCTCTTCTTCGTGGGAGTATCGATCTTTACCCGGCAGTCCGATGACGAGACCCGCCAGGCCATCATCTTCGTGGACTCCTTTTCCCCGCTCCAGTTCTCGCAGGCCCACCGGCCTGCTGATATTGCAAAGATTGAGGACATTCTGGGACAGTACATCGGCAAGCACGAGGCGCGCGAGGCGGTGGACGGGTTTTTAAAAAAGAACCGCATAGTTCGAAAATCGATATCAAACGAGTGGCTCCTGAAACTCAGGGAAGAGGCCGAACGCATCCTGTCAGGCGCCCTCGGGCCGTCCATCAGCACCCTGGTGTTCCAGGACCAGATGGTACTGACCCATGATGACGCGCTTCGCGTCTCGGACTCCATCCAGCAGATATCCCGAAGCCTGCGGCTGTCGCGGCAGGAGCTTGCCGAGGCGAACCGCCAGCTTGCCGTGCTCAAGGAGTTCAGCGAGAACATCATCGAGAGCCTGCCGCTCGGCGTGGCGACCCTCGACGAGTCGCTGAGCGTGACCTACTGGAACAGCGGCATGGCGATGATCACGGGCGTGGGGAAGTCCGACGCATTGAACGAACAGGCCAAGGACCTGCTGAAGTGTCTGGAGCCGCGGCTGTTCGACCCTGACGTGCACGAGGGCGAAGTTACGTGCAGGCGGAGCTTCGATCCCCAGATCATCCTGAAGGGTTACCTCAGCAGGCTCACGGGCGCGCAGAAGGGATATGTTCTCGTGCTTGAGGACATCACCGAGAAGAAGAAGATCGAAGAAGAGCTATTCCGCGCGACCAAGCATGCAAGTGTGGGCAGGCTCGCCGCGGGTGTGGCCCACGAGGTAGGCAACCCGCTCGCGTCCATCTCGTCCCTGGTGCAGGAGCTGTTGACCGAGGACCTGTCGACCTTTGAGAAGGACTCTCTCGGCACCATCAATCAGCACGTGCACCGGATCGCGCGGATCGTGCGGAACCTCGGCGATTTTGCCCGGCTTTACCCGCGCGAGAAAATGCCGACGAGCCTTCGGGACATCCTTGAGAACACGCTGAACCTCGTTCGATACGATAAGAACTTCCGGAAGGTCGTGATCCGCACGGAGGTGCAGGACACCCCGCTGCTCAAGATCGACCCCGACCAGATCCAGCAGGTGTTTCTGAACCTGATCCTGAACGCGCGTGACGCCATGCCCGACGGCGGGGACCTCGATATCTCGATCAAGCAGTCGGACGGCGTGGTTGAGGTGCGCTTTGCCGACACGGGACACGGCATCGATGCGGACGTGAGGGACACGGTCTTTGATCCCTTCTTCAGCACCAAGGGGCCGACGAAGGGCACGGGTCTGGGGCTCAGCATCTGCTACAGCATCATCAAGGACCACGGCGGCACGATCGAGATCGATTCAAAAAAGGACAAGGGAACGCAGTTTATCATTAAGATACCGATTGAAAAATGAAGAATGCAAAATGAAGAATGCAAAATGCAAAACCGAAAAGAAATAATAATTCTCTGTACGTTGAGTCTCTTGCAAAAGTCCCCATTCCGTCATTCCCGCAGTGATTCTGAGCGGGAATCTGGTTCTTACTGTTTGAAAAACCATATCCCCGATTGAGGCCCCCCGATTAAAACATTCGAGGGCAAGATTCGGGGCCTGCCCCCGCATGAATCAAGCGGGGGATGACAAACAGTTTCGCAAGAGAATCCGTAGGCTGTCATTAGCGTTCATTTTGCACTTTGCATTTTGACTTTTGAATTATTCTGAAAGAGGTTTCATGTCGAGGAACATATTGATCGTAGAGGACGAAGAGACGCTGCGGGAGTCCATCAAGCGCATCTTTGTCAAGGAAGGGTACACGGTGGACGGCGCGGAGTCGGCGGAGAAAGGCCTTTCCCTGCTTGAAACGGTCGTATACGACGTTATTTTGACGGACATCATCCTGCCGGGCATGGACGGGATCGAGATGCTCACCCGGGTGCGGGAACAGGACCCGGACCAGATCATCATCGTCGTCACCGCCTATGCGTCGCTCGACACGTCGATCAAGGCGCTGCGCGCGGGCGCGTACGACTACATCATGAAGCCGATCATCCACGAGGAGATCAAGCAGGTCGTCCGGAACGCCCTCCGGCAGAAGAGCCTCCAGGCCGAGAACGTGCTGCTCAAGCGTGAGATCGGGAAGGATTACGACTTCAGCAGCATCATCGGCGAGAGCCCCGCGCTCAAGACCATCCTCGACGAGGTCCGGAAGGTCACGGACACCAAGAGCAACGTACTGCTGCTCGGCGAGACCGGCACGGGCAAGGAGCTCTTTGCCCGGGTGATCCACCACAACAGCTCGCGCCGCGACATGCCCTTTGTTCCGATCAACTGCTCCGCGATCCCCGAGAACCTGCTCGAGACCGAGCTGTTCGGCCATGTGCGCGGCGCGTTTACCGGGGCGGTGTCCGCCAAGAAAGGCATCCTCGAAGAAGCCGAGGGCGGCACCGTGTTCCTCGACGAGATCGGCGACATGAGCCTCCTGCTCCAGGCCAAACTGCTCCGGGTCATCGAGGACCAGGTGATCCGTCCCGTGGGCAGCACCAAGGGCAGCAAGGTGGACATCCGGTTCATCACGGCGACGAACAAGGACCTGAAGGCGGCGGTAAAGCAGAACGCGTTCCGCGAAGACCTCTATTACCGGATCAATGTCATCTCGCTCCAGATCCCGCCGCTCCGGGAACGGAAGGAAGAC includes the following:
- a CDS encoding sigma-54 dependent transcriptional regulator — its product is MSRNILIVEDEETLRESIKRIFVKEGYTVDGAESAEKGLSLLETVVYDVILTDIILPGMDGIEMLTRVREQDPDQIIIVVTAYASLDTSIKALRAGAYDYIMKPIIHEEIKQVVRNALRQKSLQAENVLLKREIGKDYDFSSIIGESPALKTILDEVRKVTDTKSNVLLLGETGTGKELFARVIHHNSSRRDMPFVPINCSAIPENLLETELFGHVRGAFTGAVSAKKGILEEAEGGTVFLDEIGDMSLLLQAKLLRVIEDQVIRPVGSTKGSKVDIRFITATNKDLKAAVKQNAFREDLYYRINVISLQIPPLRERKEDIKALVKHYLEKYSHEMGRTVKELAPESLEFLMNYEWAGNVRELQNVIERAILVSDGNVITPEHLPVGLTATASFEAQVFDKKLSIEEYTKAFIQRYQGQFNEQQLADMLWITRKSLWEKRKKWGMPRER
- a CDS encoding ATP-binding protein, whose protein sequence is MFSPWILLTIILGYLLLLFSVAYFAERKEQQGKSIVSNPYIYSLSLAVYCTSWTFYGSVGRAANSGLSFLTTYIGPTLMAALWWIVLRKIVYLSKENRITTISDFISSRYGKSIGLSVLVTIVAVVGITPYLGLQLKAIMTTFSLLSGRPEGSHFAGWFISLLLGVFAVIFGARRLDASERHGGLVFAVAFESAIKLVAFMSVGFFVTYGMFNGFGDIFGKIANTQYASLMKIGEGSPVSFLEWTSLTFLSMMAIMFLPRQFHVAVVENFSADHIKKAMWLFPLYLFLINIFVLPIAYGGLLLGDIPSTADYFVLSIPLHNGQPLLALFVFIGGFSAATAMIIVESVALSTMVMNSFVMPTFWNLRAFKNFSVVMLNIKRVVILGCVFLGYIFAVYIGEYYSLVDIGLKSFEAVTIFAPSILLGLYWKGGNKKGAIAGIIAGFSVWIYTLLIPALMRAGIIEPGGVMGAIFSSKLLNPTALFGLEGLDRWSHSLFWGLLLNLLFFVGVSIFTRQSDDETRQAIIFVDSFSPLQFSQAHRPADIAKIEDILGQYIGKHEAREAVDGFLKKNRIVRKSISNEWLLKLREEAERILSGALGPSISTLVFQDQMVLTHDDALRVSDSIQQISRSLRLSRQELAEANRQLAVLKEFSENIIESLPLGVATLDESLSVTYWNSGMAMITGVGKSDALNEQAKDLLKCLEPRLFDPDVHEGEVTCRRSFDPQIILKGYLSRLTGAQKGYVLVLEDITEKKKIEEELFRATKHASVGRLAAGVAHEVGNPLASISSLVQELLTEDLSTFEKDSLGTINQHVHRIARIVRNLGDFARLYPREKMPTSLRDILENTLNLVRYDKNFRKVVIRTEVQDTPLLKIDPDQIQQVFLNLILNARDAMPDGGDLDISIKQSDGVVEVRFADTGHGIDADVRDTVFDPFFSTKGPTKGTGLGLSICYSIIKDHGGTIEIDSKKDKGTQFIIKIPIEK